From a single Gemmatimonadales bacterium genomic region:
- a CDS encoding winged helix-turn-helix transcriptional regulator: protein MKPRLALRSVEQVRALADPLRLRIVEALVPQERAALDLARLVGVPVTRVYHHLDLLLEAGLIDVVRRVPRRGMEERIFRASARRYVLADDLFGNDAAAGATSASFEELARTVLVGGFESLVEGLRTGRVDPGVASRGVLLQNRMLRITPAGFEALTRELPAWLDDFARRHRAAGSGGFRLALALFPGEGTETSVEPAIEGDATGPRRTRRPRR, encoded by the coding sequence GTGAAGCCCCGACTGGCGTTGCGCAGTGTCGAGCAGGTCCGGGCCCTGGCCGATCCGCTCCGGCTCCGGATCGTCGAGGCCCTGGTGCCCCAGGAGCGAGCCGCGCTCGACCTGGCCCGGCTGGTTGGCGTACCGGTGACGCGGGTCTATCACCATCTCGACCTGCTGCTCGAGGCTGGCCTGATCGACGTGGTCCGCCGGGTTCCGCGGCGCGGCATGGAAGAGCGGATCTTTCGCGCCAGTGCCCGGCGCTATGTGCTGGCCGATGACCTTTTTGGCAACGACGCTGCGGCGGGAGCGACGAGTGCGAGCTTCGAGGAGCTGGCCCGGACCGTCCTGGTCGGCGGGTTCGAGTCGCTGGTCGAGGGGCTGCGCACCGGACGCGTCGATCCGGGAGTGGCCAGTCGTGGCGTGCTGCTGCAGAACCGCATGCTGCGCATCACGCCGGCCGGGTTCGAGGCACTGACCCGCGAGCTCCCCGCCTGGCTGGATGACTTTGCCCGCCGTCACCGGGCGGCGGGGTCCGGTGGCTTCCGGCTGGCGCTGGCACTGTTCCCAGGCGAGGGGACCGAGACATCGGTCGAACCTGCTATCGAGGGCGATGCGACCGGACCCCGCCGGACTCGGCGACCACGCCGCTGA